TGCAAGCGCTGGAACGGACGCAGGCCGCTCTTGTGGCGCTCCTCTTCCACTTCATGCGCGGTTTCGTGCAGGTGCAAATGCACGGGAATATCCAGTTGGTCGGCCAGTACGCGAATGCGTTCGAATGATTCGTCCGACACCGTATAGGGTGCATGCGGCCCGAAGGCCGTGCGAACCAGCGCATCATGACGAAAGTTGTCGTGCACCTCGACGGCGCGCTCGAAGTATTCATCTTGTGTGCGTGCCCAGGCGGTGGGGAACTTGATCACCGGCAAGGCAATCACTGCGCGGAACCCCAACTTGTGGTAAGTCGCGCCAATGGCATCGGGGAAGAAGTAGTTCTCGTTGGCACAGGTGGTGCCGCCGCGAATCATTTCGGCGACGGAAAGCTCCACGCCGTCGTGCACGAATTCGGGGCCAATCACCTTGGCCTCGACCGGCCAGATGTGCTGTTGCAACCAGACCATCAGCGGCAGGTCGTCGGCAAGGCCGCGCATCAGGATCATCGGGTTGTGGGTGTGCGTGTTGATGAGACCCGGGATCAGCACATGCTCGCCCAGTTCAACACGTTCGCGCGGTGCGTATGTCTTTTGCGCGTCGGCAATCGGCAGGATAGCGACGATGCGATCAGCATTCACGGCTACCGCGTGATGCTCCAGCACCATGTTGTGCGGTTCAACCGGAACGACCCAGCGGGCCTCGATAAGGAGATCGACGGTCTGCGGGGCGTTCTGGCTCATCGTTATTCGCCTTGCTGGAGAGAGGATATGAAGTGGGGCGGCACATCTTACGATGCCCGCCCCACTTGGATGGCCGTCTAGTGCCAGATGGATTCGTGAGTTGCACACAAAAGGGGATTGTGCGTTTGGCACGACCCGTTGAAACAGGACCTCCGCCTGCGCCTGTCTCTTGATCACATTTCCTTAAGCCCGAGATGCTCGTTTTTTCGCTTGTCGTTCCGGCGCAGGCCTATTGCTGTCCGGGGAAAAAGTGTGAACGAAGTTCGCGCGCCTATTTCGCGTGCTTCGCACGGCATATTTACACTGGATCCCGGCCTGCGCCAGCTCGTCACTTGATGCGCTTGGTGTATTCGCCGGTGCGGGTGTCGACTTCGATGATTTCGTCCTGATTCACAAACAACGGCACGCGTACCACGGCACCGGTTTCCAGCTTGGCTGGCTTGCCACCACCGCCTGACGTATCGCCACGCAGACCTGGGTCGGTTTCGACGATCTTGAGCTGGACGAAGTTCGGCGCCTGGATCGAGATCGGGCGACCGTTCCACAACGTGACCACGCACTCTTCCTCGCCCTTCAGCCACTTGGCCGCATCGGACATCGCGGTGGCGTCAGCCTGGTGCTGCTCGAACGACTCCTGGTGCATGAAATGCCAGAACTCGCCATCACTGTAGAGGTACTGCATATCGGTATCGACCACGTCCGCACCCTCGTAGGAGTCGCTGGACTTGAGCGTCTTTTCGGTGGTGCGGCCGTTGAGCAGGTTGCGGATCTTGATACGGGTGAAGGCCTGCCCCTTGCCCGGTTTAATGAACTCCGCCTCGGTGATAATGTAGGGATCGCCGTCGACGATGATCTTCAGACCGTTCTTGACGCCATTAAGGTCGTAGGTGGCCATGCACTTCGCTCCAATAAGGAAAACCGCTGCCATCAGCGGCTAAAATAGATAGTTTCAGGGGCCACAGGCCCGCATGCAGCTCTCTATGATAACCGTAAGCCCCAGCACCCGCATTACATCGTCCGCCCCACCCGATTGGCGCCGGCTCTGGCGCGATGCGATCACCGACAGCCGCGAGCTGCTTGATTTGCTCGATCTAGGTCACCTGGCCTCCCGCCTACCAGCCGCGGACGCGGGCTTTGCCTTGCGCGTACCGCACGGCTTCGCCACGCGCATGCGCAAGGGTGACGCGAGCGACCCACTGCTACTGCAGGTGCTTCCGCAATTAGCGGAACTGGACCTGGTGCCAGGGTTCGTGACGGATGCCGTGGGCGACCTGGCTTCCCGCGAAACGCAGGGGGTCCTGCACAAGTACCAGGGCCGAGCCCTGCTGATTGCCAGTGGCAGTTGCGCCATCCATTGCCGTTATTGCTTCCGCCGACACTTCCCATATGGCGATGAGATAGCTGCGTCGAACCAGTGGCGTCAGGCCCTGGAACAGGTCGCTCAGGACAAGTCAATGAACGAATTGATCCTTTCCGGTGGCGACCCGCTGGCACTGGCCACCCACAAGCTCGAAGAACTCAGCCGAGGCTTGGCCGACCTGCCGCACGTCATCCGGCTGCGCATCCATACCCGCCTGCCAGTGGTGTTGCCCGAACGCATCGACGGGTCATTTGTCGAGTGGCTGAGCGCATTGCCTTTGCAGAAGGTCGTGGTGCTGCACGCCAATCACGCCAATGAGTTCGATCCCGCCGTGGATGCTGCCTGCGCAAGTTTGCGCGACGCGGGCGCCACGCTGCTCAACCAGTCTGTGCTCCTGCGTGGGATCAATGACACCACCGATGCCTTGGTAGCGCTGTCCGAGCGCATGTTTGCCGCTGGTGTGCTGCCCTATTATCTGCACCAGCTCGATCGTGTGCGGGGTGCGGCACATTTCGAGGTTGCAGACGACAAGGCGCAAACGCTGATCGAGGATATGCGCAGTCGCCTGCCCGGCTATCTCGTGCCCAAGCTGGTCCGCGAAGTGGCGGGCGACCCGTCAAAGCGCCCGCTCTGACGCCGTAAGTGATTGACCTAGTGGTGTCTCACAAGTAACGCGATAGGTAGCACGACGCCCCATGAAGACAGACGCCGTTATCAAGATCCTCTTCATCGAGAATTCGGTCGAGGACGCGGAACAGATCATTACGTTATTGCGCAACGCGGGCATTGCCGTTCGCCCCGCTCGCGCAACGACAAACGAACAGATTCATGCGGCGCTGGAGGAACTTGGCCCGGATCTGGTGCTGTTCAACCCTGGTGTGCACAGCTTGCCATTACGCAGTGTGACCCAACAGATCGATGCCAGCGCGCGCGACATCGCGCTGATTGCGTGCGTTGCCAAAATGGACGACCAGGGCATCGCCGACTTGTTTCAGAACGGTGTCCAGGGCGTCGGCTCGCGCAACCAGCCCAAGCATCTGATCACGGTCATCAAGCGCGAATTCGATGCGCTGAACACGCGTCGGCAGGTGCGCCGGCTGGAATCTGCCCTGCGTGAGTCCGAGCGCCGCTGCGATGCCCTTTTGGATTCCTCCAACGATCCCATCGCCTATGTGCACGAAGGCATGCACGTACGCGCTAATCGGTCCTATCTAGATACCTTTGGCTACGCTGACGATGAGGAACTGCTCGGCCTGCCGGTGCTGGACCTGATCGGTCCAGCCGATGCCAACGCCTTCAAGAACCTGCTGCGCGCGCTGTCGCGCGGGGAAAAAACCGAGTACCAGCTTGAGCTGAATGCACGCCGCGCCGATGGCAGCACCTTCCTAGCCACAGCCGAGTTTGCCCACGCCACTTTTGAAGGTGAAACCTGCCTGCAGATCGTGTTCCGCCGCCAGCACGGCGATCCGTCGCTGGTGGCGCAACTACAACGCGATGCCATCACTGGCCTTTACAACCGCACACGCACCCTGGAATGCATCGACAACGCAGTGGCTGCCGCCAATGAAGGGCGTAAGGGTCAGAGCCTACTGCTGATCGAGCCGGACAACTGGACGCAAATCGTGAACGGTATCGGCCTCAGCAAGGCAGATGAACTACTGGCTGCTTTTGCGCAGCGCGTCAGTATGCAATTAGATCAGAAAGATATTGCGGGCCTGCTTGCGGATCACACAATTGGCGTCATCCTGCACACAGAAAGCGATGAAGCAATCCGCGAATGGATCGACACACTGCAGCAGGTCATCTCGCGCGAGATTTTCGACCTCGGCACGCAATCGATCACACTGACCACCAGCATCGGCGGCAGCCTGCTCGGCGAGAAGAATGCCAACACCGATATGTTGCTTAACCAGGCCAGCCAAGCCTTGCGCAGCGCGCAGAGCCAAGGCGGCAATCGCATCGAGCTACATGATCCGGCGGCCCGCGAAAAGGCCGATGCCGAGCGCGAAGGCAACTGGCTTGGCCTGCTGCGTCAGGCCCTGACACAGAACGAGTTCGTGTTGTACCACCAGCAGAGCATCAGCCTGCAGGATGTCGAAGGCGATTATTCGGAAATTCTCTTGCGCATGAATGGTCCGCAGAGTGAAGTGCTGCCCGGCTTCTTCCTACCTATCGCCGAGAAGCACGGCCTCAATGCCGAGATCGATCGCTGGGTGCTCAATCAGACCATCAACGCGCTGAAATCCCGTGAAAAGCTGGACTTCCCTACGACGTTCTTCGTCAAGCTCACACCCGATTCGCTGCAACCACAAGCCAATCTGTTGCCATGGCTAGATCGCACGCTGAAGCAGGCCAACCTCAAAAATGGCCGTCTGGTGCTGGAAATGACGGAAAGCAAGGTCGTGACCCTGCTGCGTCCTGCACAGACATTCATCACCGGCTGGAAGCAACTCGGCGGCTTCTTTGCGCTGGAGCAGTTCGGATCGGGCCTGAACTCCTTCCAGTTGCTCAATCACATCGATGCTGATTATCTGAAAATCGATCGCAGCTTCATGGCTAATCTTCCCCAGCATCCAGAGAATCAGAAGAAGATCACCGAGATCTGCCTTCAGGCGCACGAATTGAAGCGCCTGACAGTGGCCGAGTGGGTGGAAGATGCAGCCAGCACGTCGATGTTGTTCGCTTGCGGCGTGGACTTTGTGCAGGGTAACTTTCTGCAGGAGCCGCAGCGGCTGGTGGTGAATGTGTAACGGCATCAGGGCCTGACGGCTGTTACGCTCTTGTCCCCCATGGAACGTTTATGACAGAAGCCGGCGTCAAGCAGCACTTCCTTGAGCCTCTCACAATGCCCCCATTAGCCCTTGGGGTTCAGCGGGCCGTGGTTTTCTATCCATGCGATACCTCCCGCGAAACGGAACGGCGCCAACAAGCGTCCAAGAAAAGCAAAAGCCCCGCGGATCGATCCTTGGGGCCTTTTTGCATAGCTATATGCTGATTACTCGGCGGTGGAGGCACCGATGTCTTCTTTGATACGAGCAGCCTTGCCTTCCAAACCACGCAGGTAGTACAGCTTGGCACCACGCACTTTGCCCTTGCGCTTCACCGTAACCGATTCGATGGTCGGGCTGTGCGCCTGGAATACGCGCTCCACACCGGTACCGTGCGAAATCTTGCGCACAGTGAAAGCCGAATGCAGGCCACGGCTGCGCTTGGCGATGACAACACCCTCGAACGCCTGCACGCGTTCGCGGTTACCTTCCTTCACCTTGACGTTGACCACCACGGTGTCGCCAGGGCCGAACTCCGGCAGCTGGCGGGTGATCTGCTCGGCTTCGAACTGTTCGATGATCTTGTTCATGACAACACCTGTCTTTGTTCAATGATTGCGGTCTTCGTTGGCCGCATCGTTTTGCCGCGCCTGCATCTGTTGTGCATATTCGCGGCGGAATTCATCCAACAGCGCACGGGATTCCTTATCCAGCGCGCGCTGCGCCAATAAATCAGGACGTCGCAACCAAGTCCGCCCCAGCGCTTGCTTCAGACGCCAGCGGCGGATGGCCGCATGATCGCCGGAAAGCAACACCTCCGGTACGTCGCCCAGCGCATCGTGCACCGGCTTCGCGTAATGCGGACAATCGAGCAACCCGTTCGAGAACGAATCCTGCTCGGCCGATTGCGCGTCGTTCAACGCACCATTCTGCAAGCGGCCTACGGCATCAATAATCACCGCGGCGCCCAGCTCACCACCGGACAGCACATAATCGCCGATGGAAAGCTCCTCGTCGACTTCGTGCGCCAGTAGACGCTCGTCCACACCTTCGTAACGTCCGCAGAGCAAGGCGATGCGCGGCAGCTTCGCCAACACCTCCACCCTACCCTGCGTCAGCCGCGCTCCTTGCGGACTGAGGTAAATCACGTGCACCGGACCTGGTGCAGCCTTGCGTACCGCCTTAAGGGCTGCCCGCAAAGGCTCGATCAGCATCACCATGCCGGGACCACCGCCGCAGGTGCGGCCATCCACGGTACGGTAATTGTCAGTGGCGTAATCGCGCGGGCTCCAGGTTTCCACCTGCAACAGCTCACGCTGCTGCGCGCGTCCTACCACACCAACAGCGGCGCACTGACGCATGAAGTCGGGAAACAGCGTGACGACATCGATGCGCATCCAGGCCCTCAATCTTCAGAATTCAGGGTCCCAATCCACCACCATGCGTCCGTCGGACAAATCCACCGAACGCACGTAAACACCCTGGACGAAAGGAACAAGCCGCTCGCGCTCGCCATCCCTTACCACCACCACATCGTTGGCGCCGGTTGCGAACAGGTGGCTAATCCGTCCTAACGCCACGCCTTCCGTGGTAACGACCTCAAGACCTTCGAGATCGACCCAGTAATATTCATCCTTATCAGGCTGCGGCAGCAACTCACGGGCGACATAAACATCTTGCCCCACCAGAGCGGCTGCGACGTCCCGATCATCCATCCCCGGCAACTTGGCCACGAGGCCTTTGCCTTGGGGATGACCTTTGATACCCACAACCTCCGTTTCCTGACCCGGCACCAACGAGAGCAGCCAGGGCTGATACTTGAAGATCTGCGCGCGGGGTTCGGTCCAGGATTCAACCTTGAGCCAGCCCTGCACGCCATACAACCCGACGATGCGTCCGACCAGGACGCGCCGACCGGCTGCCATCATGCTCAGGCAGCCTGCTGCTTGCCGGCTTCCTTCACCAACGAGACGACCTTATCGCTCAATTGGGCGCCCTTGGACACCCATTCCTGAATGCGTGCCACGTTCAGCTCAAGGCGCTTGTCCTTGCCCGAAGCGACCGGATTGTAGAAACCCACGCTCTCGATATTGCGGCCATCACGAGCACTGCGCGAGTCGGTCACAACGACGTGGTAGAACGGACGGCCCTTGGCGCCGCCGCGCGAAAGACGAATCTTGACCATAGTAAAAGCTCCAGAGTTGCCGGCATGCCCGGCAAACGCGCCCTGGGACGGGCGCGGTAAACGGGACATTTTAATGAAATCTGGGGAAAAAGAAAGGGTACTGGGCGCAGGGAATCGTAAATCGTCAATCGGGAATGGTTAAAAAGCGGGAATTGCCTGCCCAGCGCATCCTGCTCTTAACGATTGACGATTTCCGATTGACGATTTCCGGCTCTCAGCGCATCGGCGGGAAGCCACCACCCATGCCGCCCATACCCTTCATAGCGCCACGCATCTGCCGCAGCAGGCCCTTGGTGCCGCCTTTGGAGAGTTTGGACATCATTCTTTCCATCTGTATGTATTGCTTCAGCAAGCGGTTTACATCCGCAGGCTGTGTGCCTGAGCCCTTGGCCACGCGGGCGCGCCGGGAGCCATTCAGCAGATCTGGATGGCGGCGTTCTTTCTTCGTCATCGAACTGATGATCGCGACCATGTGTCTGATCTCGCCATCGCTGACATTGGACTTTACGTTCTCAGGCAGACCAGAGACACCCGGCAGCTTGTCCATCAAGCCAGCCAGCCCCCCCATGTTGGTCATCTGCTCAAGTTGATCGCGCATATCATTGAGATCGAAGCGCTTGCCCTTCATCACCTTGGTGGCGAGCTTCTGCGCTTTTTCCTGGTCGACCTTGCGCTCCATTTCCTCCACCAGCGACAGCACGTCACCCATGCCGAGAATGCGCTGCGCCACACGATCAGGATGGAACGGCTCCAGTGCGTCAGTCTTCTCGCCTGCGCCGAGGAATTTGATCGGGCGCCCGGTGACATAGCGCACCGAGAGCGCAGCGCCGCCACGCGCATCACCGTCGGTCTTAGTCAGCACCACGCCGGTAAGCGGCAACGCCTCGCTGAAGGCCTTTGCGGTGTTGGCGGCATCCTGGCCGGTCATCGAGTCGACCACGAACAGAGTTTCGATCGGCGTGACGACGGCGTGCAGCGCTTTGATTTCCTCCATCATCGCCTCGTCGACGTGCAGTCGGCCGGCAGTGTCGATCAGCAGCACATCCATCACCTCCTTGCGTGCCGCCACCATCGCTGCCTTAGCGATATCAACCGGATCCTGGCCACCTTCGGACGGGAAAAACGTCACACCAACCTGCTCGGCCAGCGTACACAATTGCTCGATCGCCGCCGGACGATAGACGTCGCAGCTCACCACCATCACGCGCTTTTTTTTGCGCTCGGTAAGGAAGCGCGCCAGCTTGGCCACGGTGGTGGTTTTACCCGCGCCTTGCAAACCGGCCATCAGCACCACCGCGGGTGGCTGCTGGGCGAGGTTGAGTTCGCTGTTCGCCGTGCCCATCACCGCTGTCAGCTCGTCACTGACCACTTTTACCAGCGCCTGACCAGGCGACAGACTCTTGAGCACTTCCTGCCCTACCGCACGCACCTTCACACGCTCGACCAACGCTTGCACCACGGGCAAGGCCACGTCAGCCTCGAGCAGGGCAATGCGCACCTCGCGCAAGCTTTCGCGAATGTTTTCCTCAGTCAGGCGGCCGCGACCGCGCAAGCGGTTGACGGTGGTAGAGAGGCGTTGGCTGAGCGTCTCGAACATGATGGACTGGACCTTGGGATTGACCTTCAAATATACCAGACCCGTGAAAGCCGTCCGGGATGGCTTCTATCCCCGATTCACCAGCAGTCCCGCCCGCAAAATGGCCAATGCGTCACATCCGGGACCAAACGCAGGGACGATTCGCCACGTTCATCCTGTCCAAGCTGTATGCGACACTTGCAGGCCATGCTGCCCGCACTCTCGATCTTCGCCATCCTCTGCTACCTGTTCGCCAGCCTGCTGCTGGCGCGGCCGCTGCTTGGCCGAAGCTCCAGCGCACCCGCTGCATTCGCTCGCCCTGCATTGGCTATTGCCACGGTGGCGGTTCTTGCGCATGCCAGCGGATTGCTGGCCATGCATCGTGGCGCTCTGGATCTGCACTTCTTCGCAGCGCTGTCGCTGGTGGCTTGCGTGATGTCAGCACTCACTTTGCTGGTAAACCTCACCCGCCCGGTTGCTACGCTTGGTGTGATCGTGTTTCCACTTAGCGCCCTGCTGCTTTGGGTCGACAGCTTCCTGGCGCCGCCTACCATGCCAATCTCGATGGACTGGCATATCAAGCTACACGTTACGGTGGCCTTGTTGGCCTTCTGTGTACTTGCTATTGCCGCGGCGATGGCGATTTTGCTCGCTGTGCAGGAGCGTGCCTTGCGTCATCGCCAACTGGGGCCGTGGCTAAGTGCGCTTCCACCACTCACATTGACCGAATCGCTGTTGTTTCGCCTGATCGGCGCCGGCTTCACGCTGCTATCGCTGACTCTGCTTACGGGCACGCTATTTGTCGACAATCTGTTCGGGCAGCATCTAGTGCACAAGACCGTGCTGTCCATCATTGCGTGGCTGGTCTTCGGCACCTTGCTGTACGGCCGCTGGCGGCATGGCTGGCGTGGGCGCAGCGCGGTGAATCTCACCCTGATCGGCATGGGGGTGCTGGCGCTGGCATTTTTCGGCTCGAAATTCGTGCTGGAAGTGATTCTGCGCCGCGCAGTGGATTAAGGATGCTCTTTCTATTCCACGCACCCGGCATGACGTGCAGAAGGCCCGCAGGCTGTGTTGCGTGGCGCAGGGCAGACTGGCCGTCTGTTCAAGCCGCGCGGCACAGCCTGCGGGCCTTCCGCACGTCACCCCGTCCTTTAGATTCAATATGTTGGAGCGGAATAGATCAGAGCATCCTTAAGGCAGCGCTGCCTTAATCAGCGGCAAGCATCGATGGCTTGCGCCAATCGCTCGACCCCGATCACTTCCATCTCGCCAACCCTGCCCTTCTTGGGCGCATTGGCCTTCGGCACGATGGCGCGCTGAAAACCATGATGGGAGGCCTCCTTCATGCGCTCCTCACCGTTGGGCACCGGGCGAATTTCGCCGGATAAACCCACTTCGCCGAAGGCAATGGTTTTCTCCGGCAAGGGGCGATCGCGCAAGGACGAGAGCACCGCCAGCAACACCGGCAGATCGGCAGCGGTTTCCTGCACACGAATACCACCGACGACGTTGACGAATACATCCTGGTCGTACGCCGCTACACCGCCGTGCCGATGCAGCACGGCCAGCAGCATGGCCAAGCGGTTTTGCTCAAGGCCCAAGGCGACTCGCCTGGGATTGCCGAGCGAGGATTGATCGACCAGCGCCTGCACTTCCACCAGCAGCGGACGCGTACCCTCGCGCGTCACCATCACGGCGCTGCCGGAAGTCGGTCCGCTATGTGCGGACAGGAAAATCGCCGAAGGATTGGGCACCTCGCGCAAGCCCTTCTCGGACATCGCGAATACACCCAGTTCGTTCACCGCACCAAAGCGATTCTTGAAGGCTCGCAGCACGCGGAAACGACTGCCGGATTCGCCTTCGAAATACAACACGGCATCGACCATGTGTTCGAGCACGCGCGGGCCGGCGATACCACCTTCCTTGGTGACGTGCCCAACCAGGAAAACCGAAGTACCGGTCTCCTTCGCGAAACGCGTAAGCTTGGCCGCCGATTCACGCACTTGGCTCACCGAGCCCGGTGCAGCGGCCAGCAGATCGGTCCAGATCGTCTGGATGGAGTCGATCACCAGCACCCGTGGCCGCGATGCTGCGACTTGATCGAGAATGCGCTCGATGCAGGTTTCGGCCAGCGCGTGCAAAGGCTGCAGGGGCAGATCCAGTCGTTGCGCGCGCGCAGCCACTTGCGCCAGCGATTCCTCGCCGGTGACGTAGACGCTGGGCAGTTTTTCGCCGAGTTTGCCGAGCATTTGCAGCAGCAAGGTGGATTTGCCGATGCCGGGATCGCCGCCAATCAGCACCACCGAGCCGTCGACCAGGCCACCGCCCAGCACACGGTCGAATTCGCCGATACCGGTGAGCGTGCGCGACTCGGCAGTTACCAGCACATCAGTCAGCGGGGTAACTCGCGCCACACCATTGGCGACACCCGCATAGCCACTTTGCCTGGCCGCCCCTACCGACTTCTGCGCCGGCTGCACCACGAACTCCGACAGCGTGTTCCACGCGCCGCATTCCACGCATTGGCCCTGCCATTTGTTGTGTTCGGCACCGCAATCGGCGCAGACGTAGGCGGTTTTGGCTTTGGCCATGGCGTTAGATGCGGGAGTTCAATGGGAAGAGCTTAGCTTGTGGTGGTCGCAGGCGGCGAGACAACGGTGACGATAGATTCGCCCGCCATATCAGGCTCAAGGCGTAAGCATTCAGACGTCAAGTAATCGCTGAGCAAGTAGCGATCGCATATCGCGCCGGCCATCAGCAACGACATCAATAAAAACCTGCTCGCCCAGAACGCGGTAGATAATTCGCCACGGCTCTCGGATGAGCTGGCGATATTGCGTCAAGCCCAAGCCCATAAGCTCACGGGGACAACTACCACGCTCAGGCATGCTGGCTAGCGAATCAACCACCTGCACCAATTCATCCAGCATCTGCACCGCCCGAGCGACACTATCGTTGGCAGCGATGTAGTCGTAGATGGACTCTAGGTCGCGTTCCGCCCCAGCTCCAATCCGTACTTCGTAGCGCATTATGGACCCTCTGATTTATTCCTACGTACCCGTCACCGCATACAGTGCGGTGACGGGTACGTAGGAATAAATCAGAGGGTCCTTAAGGTGATTTGTACTTGGCTTTAAGCCTGGCAACCACCTCTTCGATCGGAGTGGTACGGCCCGCCTCGACGTCCTTTTGCCCGAGAGCCAGTATCTTCAACAATGCCAGGGTTTCTTGCGTCTTCTCATACGAGAAGATGTCCTGAATCACCGCCTTGGCCTCACCGTTCTGGGTGATGATCATCGGCTCGTGCGTCTGGGCGAGCTTTTCCAGCACTTCGGCCGCGTTGGCCTTCAAGTAGCTGATCGGCTTGATTTGCGATGCCAGGCTCATGGTGACGACCCTCCACTGGATTGAATGGACTAAATATAGTCCTTTAACAGTCCTGACTCAATGTTCGTCTTCGACGAACAACACTCGCCGGGTCATCCCGCAGGTCAGGTCATAGCTGATGGTGCCGGCCTGGGCGGCGATGATTTCTACCGGCAGCCCCGGTCCCCACAGCGTTACCCGATCGCCCACCTTGGTCTCCGGCACCTCGCGCAGATCGAGGGTGATGAGATCCATCGATACGCGCCCGATCAACGGCACGCGCCGGTCGCCCA
The sequence above is a segment of the Dyella sp. M7H15-1 genome. Coding sequences within it:
- a CDS encoding TRZ/ATZ family hydrolase, whose protein sequence is MSQNAPQTVDLLIEARWVVPVEPHNMVLEHHAVAVNADRIVAILPIADAQKTYAPRERVELGEHVLIPGLINTHTHNPMILMRGLADDLPLMVWLQQHIWPVEAKVIGPEFVHDGVELSVAEMIRGGTTCANENYFFPDAIGATYHKLGFRAVIALPVIKFPTAWARTQDEYFERAVEVHDNFRHDALVRTAFGPHAPYTVSDESFERIRVLADQLDIPVHLHLHETAHEVEEERHKSGLRPFQRLQKLGLINDRLIAVHMTQLTDDEIATCAEAGVSVVHCPESNLKLASGFSPVEKLRKAGVNVAIGTDGCASNNDLDMFGEMRTAALLAKAVAEDAAAFDAGYALRAATINAAKAIGLDASVGSIEVGKQADLAAVRLSDIETQPLFHIISQLVYAAGRHQVSDVWIAGKRKLAARELVDMDVAGMMARTHAWRERIAALDLA
- the efp gene encoding elongation factor P; protein product: MATYDLNGVKNGLKIIVDGDPYIITEAEFIKPGKGQAFTRIKIRNLLNGRTTEKTLKSSDSYEGADVVDTDMQYLYSDGEFWHFMHQESFEQHQADATAMSDAAKWLKGEEECVVTLWNGRPISIQAPNFVQLKIVETDPGLRGDTSGGGGKPAKLETGAVVRVPLFVNQDEIIEVDTRTGEYTKRIK
- the epmB gene encoding EF-P beta-lysylation protein EpmB, giving the protein MITVSPSTRITSSAPPDWRRLWRDAITDSRELLDLLDLGHLASRLPAADAGFALRVPHGFATRMRKGDASDPLLLQVLPQLAELDLVPGFVTDAVGDLASRETQGVLHKYQGRALLIASGSCAIHCRYCFRRHFPYGDEIAASNQWRQALEQVAQDKSMNELILSGGDPLALATHKLEELSRGLADLPHVIRLRIHTRLPVVLPERIDGSFVEWLSALPLQKVVVLHANHANEFDPAVDAACASLRDAGATLLNQSVLLRGINDTTDALVALSERMFAAGVLPYYLHQLDRVRGAAHFEVADDKAQTLIEDMRSRLPGYLVPKLVREVAGDPSKRPL
- a CDS encoding EAL domain-containing protein — protein: MKTDAVIKILFIENSVEDAEQIITLLRNAGIAVRPARATTNEQIHAALEELGPDLVLFNPGVHSLPLRSVTQQIDASARDIALIACVAKMDDQGIADLFQNGVQGVGSRNQPKHLITVIKREFDALNTRRQVRRLESALRESERRCDALLDSSNDPIAYVHEGMHVRANRSYLDTFGYADDEELLGLPVLDLIGPADANAFKNLLRALSRGEKTEYQLELNARRADGSTFLATAEFAHATFEGETCLQIVFRRQHGDPSLVAQLQRDAITGLYNRTRTLECIDNAVAAANEGRKGQSLLLIEPDNWTQIVNGIGLSKADELLAAFAQRVSMQLDQKDIAGLLADHTIGVILHTESDEAIREWIDTLQQVISREIFDLGTQSITLTTSIGGSLLGEKNANTDMLLNQASQALRSAQSQGGNRIELHDPAAREKADAEREGNWLGLLRQALTQNEFVLYHQQSISLQDVEGDYSEILLRMNGPQSEVLPGFFLPIAEKHGLNAEIDRWVLNQTINALKSREKLDFPTTFFVKLTPDSLQPQANLLPWLDRTLKQANLKNGRLVLEMTESKVVTLLRPAQTFITGWKQLGGFFALEQFGSGLNSFQLLNHIDADYLKIDRSFMANLPQHPENQKKITEICLQAHELKRLTVAEWVEDAASTSMLFACGVDFVQGNFLQEPQRLVVNV
- the rplS gene encoding 50S ribosomal protein L19, whose translation is MNKIIEQFEAEQITRQLPEFGPGDTVVVNVKVKEGNRERVQAFEGVVIAKRSRGLHSAFTVRKISHGTGVERVFQAHSPTIESVTVKRKGKVRGAKLYYLRGLEGKAARIKEDIGASTAE
- the trmD gene encoding tRNA (guanosine(37)-N1)-methyltransferase TrmD: MRIDVVTLFPDFMRQCAAVGVVGRAQQRELLQVETWSPRDYATDNYRTVDGRTCGGGPGMVMLIEPLRAALKAVRKAAPGPVHVIYLSPQGARLTQGRVEVLAKLPRIALLCGRYEGVDERLLAHEVDEELSIGDYVLSGGELGAAVIIDAVGRLQNGALNDAQSAEQDSFSNGLLDCPHYAKPVHDALGDVPEVLLSGDHAAIRRWRLKQALGRTWLRRPDLLAQRALDKESRALLDEFRREYAQQMQARQNDAANEDRNH
- the rimM gene encoding ribosome maturation factor RimM (Essential for efficient processing of 16S rRNA), whose amino-acid sequence is MMAAGRRVLVGRIVGLYGVQGWLKVESWTEPRAQIFKYQPWLLSLVPGQETEVVGIKGHPQGKGLVAKLPGMDDRDVAAALVGQDVYVARELLPQPDKDEYYWVDLEGLEVVTTEGVALGRISHLFATGANDVVVVRDGERERLVPFVQGVYVRSVDLSDGRMVVDWDPEF
- the rpsP gene encoding 30S ribosomal protein S16, coding for MVKIRLSRGGAKGRPFYHVVVTDSRSARDGRNIESVGFYNPVASGKDKRLELNVARIQEWVSKGAQLSDKVVSLVKEAGKQQAA
- the ffh gene encoding signal recognition particle protein, coding for MFETLSQRLSTTVNRLRGRGRLTEENIRESLREVRIALLEADVALPVVQALVERVKVRAVGQEVLKSLSPGQALVKVVSDELTAVMGTANSELNLAQQPPAVVLMAGLQGAGKTTTVAKLARFLTERKKKRVMVVSCDVYRPAAIEQLCTLAEQVGVTFFPSEGGQDPVDIAKAAMVAARKEVMDVLLIDTAGRLHVDEAMMEEIKALHAVVTPIETLFVVDSMTGQDAANTAKAFSEALPLTGVVLTKTDGDARGGAALSVRYVTGRPIKFLGAGEKTDALEPFHPDRVAQRILGMGDVLSLVEEMERKVDQEKAQKLATKVMKGKRFDLNDMRDQLEQMTNMGGLAGLMDKLPGVSGLPENVKSNVSDGEIRHMVAIISSMTKKERRHPDLLNGSRRARVAKGSGTQPADVNRLLKQYIQMERMMSKLSKGGTKGLLRQMRGAMKGMGGMGGGFPPMR
- the ccsA gene encoding cytochrome c biogenesis protein CcsA, whose protein sequence is MRHLQAMLPALSIFAILCYLFASLLLARPLLGRSSSAPAAFARPALAIATVAVLAHASGLLAMHRGALDLHFFAALSLVACVMSALTLLVNLTRPVATLGVIVFPLSALLLWVDSFLAPPTMPISMDWHIKLHVTVALLAFCVLAIAAAMAILLAVQERALRHRQLGPWLSALPPLTLTESLLFRLIGAGFTLLSLTLLTGTLFVDNLFGQHLVHKTVLSIIAWLVFGTLLYGRWRHGWRGRSAVNLTLIGMGVLALAFFGSKFVLEVILRRAVD